Part of the Xiphophorus couchianus chromosome 2, X_couchianus-1.0, whole genome shotgun sequence genome, GCCAACTGCGTGAGTGTAACCGACTCGCACCGTCTTCGTCTTACAAAATGACAGCAGAAGTGCTGGGGCGAGTGATCGATGGCTTTATGGAAGGGGTGTAATAGAGAAGTGAAAGGCTAAACCGAAAATGATTGAGTTAGGAAGATGGCCAAGTGcggagctccaggatgatcgaTATGTAGAATAGAAATGGCTTTCTCTAAATGAGAGATCAATACTTTTTATTCAGCTCCGCTGATTCAGTGCTGTGTGTCCTGAATGAGTTTATGGTCCTTTAAAGAGCTGCAAGTGGATAGCCATGCATTTAACCATCCATGCATTACTTTTCTTTTAGTGCAGCACccaaagaaaatgctttttaaatgtgtggcataaattcagatttaataatttgattattttgtggtttaggagaaatttgacttcattaGTGTTGAATGTTTTCATGGCTTTaaaagttttgggttttttatgaCGTTTCCGATTTTATGttaattgtcttattttttcccctcaatttTTCTAAAAcggaaattacaaatgacaaatattttcaaatgtggcttttattttaaatcatccCTACTGTGAGTTGTATGaaaaagcatttctgtttaTGAGGACATGGTCGtcatattagcagaataaaatcacagttttaacagaaaaagtcttaaaattaagagaaaGTAGATTTAATAAGTGAAAAGATTTGATGAATTATTTCCACGAAACAGACTGGGTTGTTTTAAAGTCCTGCTAGTGGTAATAACTTGATGCTGATGCATTAAATGATGAAGTATTTCTGTAAAACttttatcaaaatataaattcacaaaatgttCATCACGactaattagttttttgttttggagttcTCATAAAGTTACTGCTTCACTCTCCTAATATTGCagctttattcttgtaatactaTGACATTATTCtggtaacaacaacaaaaaccatttGTAGCCTGGTCCTAACAATCAAAGTCGAGATAAACAGAATCTCTGGTCAAACAAGATGCACGGCTCTGGGCGTGCTGACATCActaaatttaaattttgcaaaaaactAAGTCAAAGACCAAGAATTTGCTTCACCGCCCTCCTTTGAGGCACAGCATTCATACGTCTCTCTTCCTCAGGCTGTATTTCTCTCCTCGGCATGGAGGGCGGGGGCATCGCCGAGTCCCAGATCACAGCCTCGTCGATCCGCTACACCATGCTGGGCCTGCAGCGCTGGGGCACAGAGCTGGCCCGCCTCCACAACAAGGGACTGGTCAACGCGTGGAGCGCTGCTCCTCATGACAAGAACCCCTGGATACAGGTCAGCACAGTCACATATTTCAGTGTAACATGAGCAGCTTGGATCCATACTGAAGAAAGATGAACTACAGTAGCGGAATCAATTCAAGGTTCCTATTTATGACTTGTTAAACACTGGAAAGACGGTTTCTTTAATTCCATTTTGTCTTGCCTTTTTAAGCGCTAATTATCAACCTCACTCGACCTGCTATGAAAATAATCCTGTTATCTGTTGGTAGATCAACATGCAGAGGACGATGCGTTTCACGGGCATCGTGATGCAGGGTGCCAGTCGTATCGGCACAGCAGAATTCATCAAGGCCTTCAAAGTGGCTTCCAGCCTGGACGGCAGGACGTACACCATGTACAGGACCGAAGGACAGAGAAGGGACCAGGTGAGGACGTGAGGAAGGAGACATAGCTTCTGACATTAAGGAGGTATCAAACTGATCAGAATGAAGGAAATATTTTAGGATACAGGCAGTCTGATTTATTTACAACTATTTGCAATTTATAAAttagaattatttttgaataagaaaatttgaaaacttaTAAATGGTAACGTTACTGCCACAAAcattattctattttattgcGTTTTTATGTCCTAATACCTACAAGGTCGAGCAAATTAGTGGAGTGGAAGAAATATTAATGTTCTAATTTTAttggcatatttaaaataatttaatttccgCTTTGGATCAAactaattttgaatttgaattggaagatttttactaataaagatctaaaaagtgtggcatgaatTTGTAATCAGACCCTTTTTTGTCtgataccccaaaataaaattcacctGAACACTTTATTCTGACTGGGAGATGCTATGGCCGcaatctcatttaaaaaagtcttaaattcatgtatctaaaactacagccttaaaatgtcttaaattcattttaaaaatgcaagttGGCCTTGGAAACATTATTCACATGTCTTAAATTTAAtctctattctattctgtgTAGATTTTCTCGTGTAACATTTCTGTCAAGCAGATGTTTGACAGAAATAATTGCCTCTGaattgaggctaccgctaagtagctgctaatataccctttctagctagctagcttttttgtgtCCGTCATAGGTAGGTGCAAATTTATTACCAGTTAGCTGGATAACGTTCATCTTCACCGCTGTACGATGCTAGAtacattctgtgcaaaaaagcTTAGTGCTACTACTCCATAAAATGTACAGGTTCCTTTGGTACATTTCTGTCGCGACACAGGCCTTAAATTGTCATAATGGTTTGAAAACGGTCTAAAAAGCCCCAAAAGGTAATAGTTTCCCTTCAGGCCTACCATAAatttaaagttgaaaatgatTGCTTGCAGTTGCGCACCGTCCAATCTGACCGAGCTTCAGCACTTTTCTGAATAAAGCGTGGCGGGTCAACTATGGGTTTTTCAACGCCTTCCTCGTTCCCAGATTTTTGCGGGGAACGTGGACAACGACAGCACCAAGACCAACCTGTTTGACCCCCCGATCATCGCACAGTACATCCGCATCATCCCTGTTGTGTGTCGCAAGGCCTGCACCCTGCGCGTGGAGCTGGTTGGCTGTGAACTCAATGGTAAACACACACCtccacacccccccacacacacgcccacacacccagAGTCCACGTTCTCAGGTCACTAACCATTGAAACTAACTTTATGTTCACTAAATCCAGTTGGCGAGAAGCGATCTTTATATCTGCTAGCAATTAGCTCCCGTTTCCTCAGAAACTGAATGTACTTCAAAGGTTTTCTACCCTGCGGGGAACAAGCTCGTCTCAGTGTGTCTAAAGACGAgcaacaaatgtggaaaaagtctgAATATGTTCAACACAGATTATTGTGGTCGGTTTATTTTGGTTCTTTCAAGCTGCAGCAAATGTCTTTTCACCACACGCTTCCTTTGAACTGGGCTTTTGCACTgctccatgtttttgtttttaccgtCGTCTTACTCGTCACATCATCGTCTCTTCCCTCTTACGCTTCCCCCAGTATTAACTCATAGTTTCATAAGAGCAGCATTATTTGagggatttctgtttttattttaaacagtcaTTTGAATGTCTGTCTTGCATTGTTAAAAATCGTTTTGTTTCAAAGCAGTTTCTCCTTCCCTTGATGTCATTTAGATTTACGCTTCAATTTGTTTAATACAATAAAGGAAAAGTTGAACAGCtaaataattgtgaaacagCCTAATTTCAGGGTTTGTACAGGTGCTTGAAAAcgtttgatatttatttaggtgttttcaaggtttggaaagtgcttgatttctgtataaagtcctTAAAAGTGCTGCGCTATTTAAAAACTGCGCAATTTTATAATACGGTTTGATTAAATGCCTAAGTTTGGAAAGTGTTATtgtacagctgaaaccagatactCACGTAAACCTGATAAaaatagacacattttttttcatcactgtctgaagttaaatcagaataaaattttcttgttttaggtcagttataattaccaaaattatttctatttgctgaatgcaaaaacattttttagagattagacacatctttaaaaatacattttgttatatttaagtTAAGTTTACCTTGTTCCTGCTGTAGAATGTAAAATACCATCAAGACATtattaacagtaataaatatataatggTGAACTGAAACTGTCTATTTTTAAgttcatttgtgttgtttttatttctgaaatgtaaTGCTGGAAAGGCTTTAAAACTTAGCTTGAGAAGTGCTTGAATTTGACTGTGAGGGAAATGGAAACAAACCCTGTAATTAGCTGTTAGACAAACCCACaatcattaaaaatgtgctCTAGAAAGCGTTGAGTTTCCTTCTACTTAGAGATGCATTAAGAAGTTGGTGACTGGAATctcaaaaatcagattttttttttttttgtcttttcagtgAACGCACCgcatcttaaaacaagtgaattgaGCTGTTATACTGGTTCAGTCAGAGCCTCTTGGTTgagattcagatttttcttctttatggaACTACATATTTAACCAGTAGATGGCAGCAGAGTTAAATAACCACACTTTTTCCATTGGGaactgtttgatatttttatgtcCTAAGTGTTAAAATGGGGGAATTGCAAGGAGTTAAATCAATAAACCTCAGTTTTACAGCAGCTTCTCTCACATAAGGATGGATAGAAAGAAATATTTCGAAACTCAAAAGATTTTGGTACAAGCAGATCAAACCTTTACAAATGTTACTAACTGTGCACTAAACTCTGATTGGTTCATGTCTCGTGTGTGTTCACTTTGTTAATTCAAAGCCCCTGCTGCTCTCGTCCTCCCTTATCGTCACTTTGATGTCTGCTGCTCCACCTCCCCGGCTGGCCTGAGCTGCTCCTCCCTCTGCtcccttctcttcctcttcctcctctcctcttcctggtCTCACCTCCGCAGTGTATTCAAACACTCCAGGTTGTTCGGAGCCCATGGGCATGAAGTCTCGCCTGGTGTTGGACCGCCAGATCACGGCTTCCAGCACCTTCCGCACCTGGGGCATGGACGCCTTCACCTGGCTGCCGCAGTACGCCCGGCTGGACAAGCAGGGCAAGACCAACGCCTGGATTCCCGCCACCAACAGGCGGTCTGAGTGGCTGCAGGTGGGAGGCGACGCGccagaaacactttttaaatttttttatctgatattCTGGTTTgtaaagttgtctttttttgtgtgtgtgtgtctgtgtgtgtgagtttagGTGGACCTGTTGTCTCCCAAGAGAATAACAGGGATCGTCACTCAGGGAGCAAAAGACTTCGGCTCTATCCAGTTTGTTTCATCGTTCAAAATAGCCCACAGTAATGACGGAAGGTCCTGGACTGTGCTGCAGGACGAAACCACGCGCAAAGACAAGGTTGGTCCAGCATCATGGATTGAACTGACCCccacttacaaaaaaaagttaaaaagtagaTGTGCTTATTGAAAATTAAGTGAACCTAAAATGCTTCAGCAAGAGTTTTTTTCATTacacattaaaaactttaaaataaaaccgaCTAATAcaagtaccgtattttctgcactataaggcgcaccacattataaggcgcaccttcaatgaatggcccattttaaaacttttttcatatataaggcgcaccgcattataaggcgcatagaatagatgCTACAGTAGAGgatggggttacgttatgcatccgtTAGATGGAACTGtgataaagggaatgtcaacaaaatagtcagataggtcagtcaaactttattaatagattacaaaccagcttTCTGAAAACTCcattcattcccaaaatgaataaacagctgttttattattttccatgaggtaaagtaagtgacatattttcgtgacacagtttatcttttaacaacagcaaggtataacatatagtggaggggaacttttccttgattcaataaacacgtaaaaaacagtctgatactgttacggtaaatcaaacgtcagtgcaaatcacaatatatatccacttctgcaccattgattggttcatgttaaattctctcgctgctgctctattcccgtgttctactgcgtgactgatcgccttgagctgaaactctgcgtcgtaagcgtgtctcttaataggagccattttggggtctttacacaaaacccagcgtgcaccgcgcgcttcctcttctacgggggaaaatgaagtcggcggctgcttaccgtagttgcgagacctgttgtggctcaattgGTCCATATACtgtataaggcgcaccggattataaggcacACTCtctgcttttgagaaaattgaaggtttttaggtacgtcttatagtgcggaaaatacggtacattGCACAGAATATATGAGGAATATGATCGGGAGGGATGTTTAAAAAGATAAGATGAAAGACGTCAGGTTAAGTCAATATCACAGGAAAAATTTGTACGTTGTCTcatctttacttttacttcaaatCCTTATTATACTTTCCTTAAGAGACAAACACTGCCCTATATATGAAAGAGTTTAATTTGTACTTTGCTGGTTGCTAGACCGTTTACAATTAGATGAGGTTATccaagaaatttttttaaatcctgcaaCATTGCTTTTTACTATTacttttcttaaacatgcatgtaaacattttaatacgATATCTGTGGTTTAGTATCAGCCGATACCGATCGATACAGTAAAAACTgcgctgaattgacttaaaatgtgtctttttcatctaaacacagacataaatgtactgaataaaaaatgtatttgattactctgcaccagtacagcacacttaaatacactgATAGCTTCACAAGTTTtgtcaaacatataaaaacaactttaatttgttcagtcattgCAATTAGAAGAAGCCaatgtaaatgaaataataaagaaactgataaAAAGAATAGGTTGACTTCTTTTCTCtatgcaatttctttttttacatgtatttggTCTAACATGTAAGaattaaactgcaacaaaccttctttcaaatggtacagaaagtgcaattagaaattccaaatataaagtaaaataaataataaagcaaaagatCACAAAACATAGAATTTGACTGAATAGAACTGTCCGTATGGATTGGGCACATTGTCACCAACATCCAATGCAGAAATTGTTTCAACATCGGACTGatgcagatattaatatcagttCGGTGCGTCGGTCATTTTAGAGAGGaataaacaacatttcagtctctagaGGTGCAAAACTTTGAGACGTCATCTAAAGGACCAGGAGGCTGAATCCAAATTATATGGATGAAGTTAAACACTTTTCATCAGTCTGTTACATAAAAGAAATCCTCCTAACATTCAATTGTTGGTCGTGATGTGGCGTTCTGCATATACCAGCTTTAAACGCAGCTCTCCCAGTAAAATTTCAGTTCTGTTTTACAACTAAAACCACTTTGAAACTTTGCTGAAGAGACGTTGTGCTGTGCTGCTTTTGTCTGCCCAGATCTTTACCGGCAACAGCGACAACAACGTTCACAAGAAGAACATCTTCGAGCCGCCGTTCTACAGCCGCTACGTCCGCGTCCTGCCGTGGGAGTGGCACGAGCGCATCACCCTTCGGATGGAGCTGCTGGGCTGTGACGAGTAGCACAGTCTCTGCTCTACGTCCACATCACAGCCCCCACCCTGCCCCAATCCTCTGTTCTTTCCTCCGGAGCCATACCTGCACTGCCTTGCTCTCAGCTCTAGGGGGCAGCAAACAATAGCGTAGCACCCCACTAAAAGCCTGGCTGGTCAGAGGTGGGAGTCGTTGCCCCCTAACCACTGTGAGCAGAATCTCGATTCAGCTAAACTTGcctattctttttttgttgttttgtttttcctgctttgaATCAAATCGCTTCAAGAAGCAGAGCGAGGTCCGCTCTTATCCCCCtatgttttatgaaataaaagtgttgacttcctcctccttgtgtcAGAAGTCAGGGCGACTCAGTCGGTGCTGCTTGAACTCTGATCCTGGATCAGCTCTACCTGGAACAGCGAACCTCAGAGACCCACAGCTGGTGATGTACATAACCCAACCTTCAGTCCAGCACTTACTGTCCCTTCAAATCTGTATGTAGATTATCTCTAGACGACGCGTTGAGGTGTACA contains:
- the mfge8b gene encoding milk fat globule EGF and factor V/VIII domain containing b isoform X4, giving the protein MEEQARYFFWAQLLAACLVFGVKGDLCEVNVCNHGGTCVTGTGTPFICICPDGFSGETCNETETGPCSPNPCQNDGICEATGQSRRGDVFTEYVCKCQPGYEGVHCQTNVNDCADQPCENGGTCRDLDGDFKCHCPSPYVGKHCQLRCISLLGMEGGGIAESQITASSIRYTMLGLQRWGTELARLHNKGLVNAWSAAPHDKNPWIQINMQRTMRFTGIVMQGASRIGTAEFIKAFKVASSLDGRTYTMYRTEGQRRDQIFAGNVDNDSTKTNLFDPPIIAQYIRIIPVVCRKACTLRVELVGCELNGCSEPMGMKSRLVLDRQITASSTFRTWGMDAFTWLPQYARLDKQGKTNAWIPATNRRSEWLQVDLLSPKRITGIVTQGAKDFGSIQFVSSFKIAHSNDGRSWTVLQDETTRKDKIFTGNSDNNVHKKNIFEPPFYSRYVRVLPWEWHERITLRMELLGCDE
- the mfge8b gene encoding milk fat globule EGF and factor V/VIII domain containing b isoform X1, with amino-acid sequence MEEQARYFFWAQLLAACLVFGVKGDLCEVNVCNHGGTCVTGTGTPFICICPDGFSGETCNETETGPCSPNPCQNDGICEATGQSRRGDVFTEYVCKCQPGYEGVHCQTSVQGANLNSAKDVNDCADQPCENGGTCRDLDGDFKCHCPSPYVGKHCQLRCISLLGMEGGGIAESQITASSIRYTMLGLQRWGTELARLHNKGLVNAWSAAPHDKNPWIQINMQRTMRFTGIVMQGASRIGTAEFIKAFKVASSLDGRTYTMYRTEGQRRDQIFAGNVDNDSTKTNLFDPPIIAQYIRIIPVVCRKACTLRVELVGCELNVYSNTPGCSEPMGMKSRLVLDRQITASSTFRTWGMDAFTWLPQYARLDKQGKTNAWIPATNRRSEWLQVDLLSPKRITGIVTQGAKDFGSIQFVSSFKIAHSNDGRSWTVLQDETTRKDKIFTGNSDNNVHKKNIFEPPFYSRYVRVLPWEWHERITLRMELLGCDE
- the mfge8b gene encoding milk fat globule EGF and factor V/VIII domain containing b isoform X3, with amino-acid sequence MEEQARYFFWAQLLAACLVFGVKGDLCEVNVCNHGGTCVTGTGTPFICICPDGFSGETCNETETGPCSPNPCQNDGICEATGQSRRGDVFTEYVCKCQPGYEGVHCQTNVNDCADQPCENGGTCRDLDGDFKCHCPSPYVGKHCQLRCISLLGMEGGGIAESQITASSIRYTMLGLQRWGTELARLHNKGLVNAWSAAPHDKNPWIQINMQRTMRFTGIVMQGASRIGTAEFIKAFKVASSLDGRTYTMYRTEGQRRDQIFAGNVDNDSTKTNLFDPPIIAQYIRIIPVVCRKACTLRVELVGCELNVYSNTPGCSEPMGMKSRLVLDRQITASSTFRTWGMDAFTWLPQYARLDKQGKTNAWIPATNRRSEWLQVDLLSPKRITGIVTQGAKDFGSIQFVSSFKIAHSNDGRSWTVLQDETTRKDKIFTGNSDNNVHKKNIFEPPFYSRYVRVLPWEWHERITLRMELLGCDE
- the mfge8b gene encoding milk fat globule EGF and factor V/VIII domain containing b isoform X2; protein product: MEEQARYFFWAQLLAACLVFGVKGDLCEVNVCNHGGTCVTGTGTPFICICPDGFSGETCNETETGPCSPNPCQNDGICEATGQSRRGDVFTEYVCKCQPGYEGVHCQTSVQGANLNSAKDVNDCADQPCENGGTCRDLDGDFKCHCPSPYVGKHCQLRCISLLGMEGGGIAESQITASSIRYTMLGLQRWGTELARLHNKGLVNAWSAAPHDKNPWIQINMQRTMRFTGIVMQGASRIGTAEFIKAFKVASSLDGRTYTMYRTEGQRRDQIFAGNVDNDSTKTNLFDPPIIAQYIRIIPVVCRKACTLRVELVGCELNGCSEPMGMKSRLVLDRQITASSTFRTWGMDAFTWLPQYARLDKQGKTNAWIPATNRRSEWLQVDLLSPKRITGIVTQGAKDFGSIQFVSSFKIAHSNDGRSWTVLQDETTRKDKIFTGNSDNNVHKKNIFEPPFYSRYVRVLPWEWHERITLRMELLGCDE